TTCGGTTTGCCATAATACGTTACCGGTTTTCTTGTCGATCACCCGGAACATACCGTCCTTGCTGGCGGCAATGAACAGCAATCCGCTGGCCGTGACCACCGGACCGCCGTAACTCTCGGCCCCGGTTTGCGGAATGCCTCTGGCGGTCAGTTCTTTCAGTTCGCCAAACGGTTTTTGCCAAAGGTGTTCACCGGTATTGAGGTTGATGGCCGTCAGCGTTCCCCAGGGTGGGCGGATGCCGGGATAGCCCTTATTGTCGAGGAATTTCGTGTATCCGTTGAATTTGTAGGGTACGTACGGTTCTTTGCTGCCGGGTTTGGCCGAACTCGCTTCCACTTTTTCATCCCCGAACAAAAACGCCACCAGCGCCTGCTTTTCGATCTCGGTCAGTCGCGTAAAACCCGGCATCATGCCTTTGCCCGTCGTGATCGTTTTGTGAACAAAATCACGGTCCCGGCGCTGGCCGATGTTGACCAGCGAGGGGTAGCCGCTGGTGGGATTGCCTTTGCGGTCGGGGCGGTGGCAAACCGAGCAGTTGACCGTGTAAAGCCGTTCGCCGGGGCTGAGGTGCGCCAGTTCCTCGTCTTTAGGCGTATCGCGCAGGCTTAGCAGCCAGGCCATTTCGTTGGCGTTTACGTACATAATACCGTCGGGATCAACGGCAGCACCACCCCATTCGGCCCCACCGTCTAGGCCCGGATACACGAGCGTCGGTGTTTTGCCCAGCGGCTGGAACGGACCCACTTTGGCGCGTCGGTAAGCGGCCAGCAGCGAATCCCGGTTCTCGGCGTATGGGCTCAGATCGGCTTCGGAAATGGTCTGGCGGGCAAATGGGGCCGGTTTTGTCGGAACGGGCTGGGTCGGCCAGGTGGGTTCGTCGGGCAACTCTGATTTCGGATAAGGTACTTCCTTAATCGGAAACAACGGTTTTCCCGTCACCCGGTCAAACACAAACACGTGGCCGGTTTTGGTCACCTGCGCTACGGCATCAACGGTTTTGCCGTTCATCCGTAAGGTCACCAGATTGGGGGGAGCGGGCAGGTCGCGGTCCCAGATGTCGTGGTGAACAAACTGGTAGTGCCAGAGCCGTTTACCGGTTTTGGCATCCAGCGCCAGCAGGCAGTTGGCAAACAGGTTCTGCCCCTTGCGGTTCCCGCCGTAAAAGTCGAAAGCTGCCGAGCCGGTGGGTACGTATACAATGCCGCGCTTGCGGTCGATGGACATGCCGGACCAGTTGTTGGCCCCGCCAACGTTAGTGTTTTTGTAGGTATCCTTCGGCCAGGTGTCGTAACCAAACTCGCCGGGGTTCGGGATCGTCCGGAATACCCAGGCAATCTGGCCCGTCCGGACGTTAAACGCCTGAATGTACCCCAGGGCCGCATCGGACCCTTCGGAAAGCCGCAGCGGCATGATAATCAAGTCGCCGAATAGGGTGCCGGGGGTGTTCGAAATCACAAATTTATCGGCTGCGGTGGGCCCCAGTCCGGCTTTCAGGCTGGCTTTTCCGTGGGTACCAAAGCCGGGAATCAGCACGCCCGTCCGGGCGTCGACGGCGCAGAGTGAAGCGCCCGAGCCAAACAGAATGCGCTTGTCGTCCTTGTCGCTCCAGTACGTGACGCCCCGCAGGGTGTTGACGCCCCCTTTGCTGGATTCATTATACCGCCATTTTTCCTGACCCGTGGCCGCATCCAGCGCAAACACCTGATTAGAAGCCGTAACGCCGTACAGCGTGCCGTCGACGATGATGGAATTGCACTGCACCTGCCCGGAGTCTTTGGAGTGGTATTCCCAGGCAACCCGTAATTTACTGACGTTGGAAGCGTTGATCTGGTCGAGTGGAGAGTAGTGGTTGCGGTCGGGGCCACCCAGGTATTCGGGCCATTCGCGGGAGGTGGGCGTTTCGGTTGTCCATCGTGCCGCCGTAAACAGCGCAGCCGACAAAAAAAGGGTCGGCAAAAGCAATCGTTTCATTCGGTTTAGGAAAAGCTTAAGTGGGTTTCACTAGCTTTGTCCTACCGTTGGTTGCGACAATCGGCTAATGAACCAGAAAGATACAACCTGAATACCATTCCTGCCCAACATTCATGAATAATTCGCCCATTACCACGTCCCTTTTTGACCTCTTTAAAGTGGGTCCGGGACCGTCGAGTTCGCACACCATTGGACCCATGAAGGCGGCTTTCGACTTTCTGGAGCGGTTGCGTCACCTGCCCGAATCAACCCTGCAAACGGCGGATTCTATTCACATTTATCTGTACGGTTCGCTGAGTGCAACCGGCAAAGGCCACGGAACCGACCGCGCCCTGGTGGCTGGACTGCTGGGTTGGCAACCCGAATCGACCGACCCGGTGGCTTTGCTGGCGTTGTTGAAAGATCCGGCCGTAACCTATCCAGTGCAGGTAGGCGAACGGGAGTTTGCCCTGGGCGTTGAACACATTCATTTTGAGCGAAAAAAATACGAGTCGCCGTACGCCAATACCGTGGTTTTCCGGCTGACGAAAGGCGATGCTACGCTTTTCGAACAGGAATATTACTCGATTGGGGGCGGTTTTATTCTGCGAAAAGGTGAAGAGGCTGCGGAGAAACCAGCGTCCGAAATACCGTATCCGTACCGGACCATGAAAGAATTGAAAACCCGGCTGTACGACCACCAACTGACGCTGGAGCAACTCATGCTGGCGAACGAAATGGCGTTGACGGGTTGGTCGGCCAAGGACATCAATAACCGCATCGACCTGATCCTGGACTTTATGCACAAAGCCGTCCGGCGTGGACTGCGGCACAAAGGAACGCTGCCGGGTTCGATCAAATTGCGCCGGAAAGCGCCGGTGCTCTACCAGCAGGCGCGGGGCCTGGCGCAGTCGTCGGATAGCTTTCTGATTTTCCTCAATGCGTATTGTCTGGCGGCTTCGGAGGAAAACGCGGCTGGGGGCATTGTCGTGACGGCTCCCACGTCCGGCGCGTCGGGGGTTATTCCGGGGTTGACGTACCTGGCCCGCAACCATTTTCACTACGATAAAGCCACCCTGCGCAGAGGCATGTGGGCGGCTGCGGCTGTCGGTTTTCTGGTGAAGCACAACGCCAGCATTTCCGGGGCCGAGATGGGGTGTATGGGCGAAATCGGCACGGCATCGGCCATGGGCGCGGCTTTTCTGACCTACTGCGCGGGCCAGCCTATTGACGCCGTGGAGGCAGCCGCTGAAATCGGCATTGAGCACCACCTCGGCATGACCTGCGATCCCATCGGCGGGTACGTTCAGATTCCCTGCATCGAGCGGAATGCGATGGGGGCGGTGAAAGCCTACAACGCCTTTTTGCTGGCCACCGCCGGAACGCCCGCCAACCAGAAAATTTCGCTCGATGCCGTCATTAAGGTCATGAAAGCTACCGGGCGCGACATGTCTACCAAATACAAAGAAACCTCCGAAGCCGGTCTGGCACTCAGCGCAACGGAGTGCTAAGACGATCCGGATCGCCACCCAACCCCTGGCGGGGTTGCGACAGACGGGGCGGGGGAGCTGAGGACTCCGCCCGCCAAACGCCGGGTTCCGGTGTCCAAAAACCGTATTCTGCAACTTTCTTTTTTCTTTCCGGAAGCGGAGTCTGAACTTCGTAATTCAAGCAGACTTGGGTCTCAACCCATTGACCGTTAACTTACGGGCGGAGGTTGAGCAACGTAACGGAATATGAATTCAAAAACCACTTACCGGCTTTCCACCCGCCAGATTGCCCAACTGGCGCTGAGTGTGCTGGTGATTTATTACCCCATCCTGCTGTACGTCAACCTGCCGGAACGAACCTGGCTGTTTGTGCTGCAATCACTCCCGTTTTTGCTGGGGCAGGGGGTGGTCACGTTTGCGCTCTATTTTGCCTGGATTTACATCACCGAAATTGTGCTGGACTGGACGGCCAACCGATTCGGGGAGGAGTTTCTGGTGGACTTTAAGCTACGGACCCAGTTCCTGGCGCTGCTGATTGCGATTACGGCCAGCCTGGGCCTGAATGTGGTCGGGGATTACGCCCGGCGCGAAGTGCTGCGGTTTATTCCGCGACCGGTTCCGGCAATGGCCCGAAATGAGCAGGTACCAAATTCCCATCCGCCGAGGCATGGGCGCTGGGAGTTCTTCGAACGGTCGAATAACGGCCTGACCATCGTGATCATGCTGTCGATTTTCTACCTGTCGGCCAATCGCCGGGCCAACCGTCGGCTGAAGGATGTGCAGATTCGGGCGGAGCGGCTGGAAAAAGAAGCCGTACTGACGCAGTTTGCGGCCCTGAAAAACCAGATTAGTCCCCATTTCCTGTTCAATAGCCTTAGCATCCTGTCGTCGCTGGTGCACGTTGACGCCGACCTGTCGGAGCAGTTTATCGACCAGCTTTCGCGGGCGTACCGGTATATTCTGGAGCAGAAAGACAACGACAAGGTGCGGCTGAAAACCGAGCTGGACTTTATCCGGTCTTACACGTTTTTGCTTAAAATCCGGTTTGAGGAAAGTTTCGATGTGCGGATCGACGTACCCGAAACCGTGGTCGAACGCTATTACATGGCCCCGCTGACCTTGCAGTTGCTGGTCGAAAATGCCGTCAAACACAACCGGATGAGCCCCGAGCTGCCACAACACGTTTATATTCAGACCGAGGGTGAGTACTTGGTGGTGCACAACCGCATCCAGCCCCGCGAACAACTCGAACATTCGACGGGTTTGGGCTTACAAAATATCATCAACCGCTACGCCCTCCTGACCGACCAGCCCGTGTGGGTGGGCGAGCAGGACGGTTCATTTGTGGTTAAAATCCCCCTGATTCCATGAATGTCGTTATTCTTGAAGATGAACGCCTGACGGCCCAGCGGCTGGAAAGCCTGCTGCACCGCTACGATTCCGAAATCCGCATCCTGGCCGTTCTGCCGTCGGTCGAAAAAGCCGTGGCGTGGTTCTCGGAGCCGCAGCCGGCGAAGACCGATCTAATTTTTATGGACATCCACTTGCAGGACGGACTGGCATTCCGGGTCATCGAGCAGGTGAAGCTGACGACGCCCATCATTTTCACCACGGCTTTCGATGAGTATGTGATTCAGGCGTTTAAAGTCAACAGCATCGATTACCTGCTCAAACCGCTGAACTACGACGAGCTGGTGGCGGCCATTACGAAATTCAAGGCGCTGCGGGAACAGTTCGCCCAACCCGCGCAACCTGCTCCCGCGCAGCCCGCTCCTCCGCTGGTGGCTCCGGATATGGACGCCCTGGTGCGGATGCTGGGGGCATTCAAGGAAACAACCTACAAAGACCGGTTCATGATTACCGTCGGCTCAAAAGTCCGGAGTGTGGAGACGAGCGAAATCGCTTATTTCTTCCTCGACGAACGCATGGCTTTTCTGGTCACCCGAGACGGCTCGACGCTGCCGGTGGACTACAGCCTGGACAAGCTGACCACGCTCCTGAATCCCAAACAGTTTTTCCGCGTCAGTCGGCAATTTCTGGTGTCGTTGCCGGCCATTCAGACCATCCAGATGTATTCGGCGGGCAAATGGAAGCTTGATCTGCTGCCGAAACCCCGACTCGAAGTGTTTGTCAGCGGGGATCGTCTGGCGGATTTGAAGGAGTGGCTCGGCAAGTAACTATTCTCAACCAATGAAGCCAAGACCGTACGTAGGGGTACTGGACCTGCATCGCAGCAAAACCCGGCACGATTTGCTGGGTTTTGCTGCTTTTATTTTTGTTTGTCCGCCAGCCAATTGGTAACAATTGAAAGGGGCCAGAAAATGGTAGACACAATTGCCTTATTCCAGTTCGGTTTGCCCGGAGCGCGCAGGGCTTTTCCGCAGTAATAGGCCAGGACAACGCCCGATATAATCCACGCAAGTGCCATGTTGTGAATGGTTTAGTTGTTGTAAGTAATGAAAACTACGGCAAATTGGCAAGTAAGTAATCTCTTTAACGCTTACCGGGGGCGATCTGTTCTGCACCGAAATAAGCCGATTCCGCCCCCGAAAAAACCGACTGGGCAACATTCATTTTCGCAGACCACGGGGCCGTGTCATCTTTGTACACTGCTACTTTAAAGCGGCCCGATTATGAAAACGCAACCTGCTCCACTCTTTATCCGTCCGGTGTTATTCGCCGTCTTTCTGTTGACTAGTTTCTCGGCTGCGATGGCGCAGTTTGGCCCTCCCGGTGGTGGACCAGGTGGTGGTTTCGGCAGCCAGGACGGCGGACGTAAAAAGCAGGAATTTACCGGTGTGGCGGAAGAAGCACCCAAAGGCAACGGCAAAATTACCGGGATGCTCCTAGATTCGACTTCCGGCAAACCCGTTGAATACGCCACCGTTGCGTTGATCAACACCCAAACCGGCAAACCCATCGACGGTACGACTTCTGACGACAAAGGAAAATTCTCGCTGAGCAAACTGGCCCCCGGCGAATACCGGCTGCAATATTCGTTCATCGGCTACAAAAACGCCGATTCCAAACCCTTCACCATTGCCAAAGGCACGGACCTGAATATGGGCAATGTGCAGCTTCAGCCCGACGTAAGGACGTTGAGCGAGGTGGTCGTAACGGGGCAGGCGGCTTTGATTGAGGAAAAGGTAGACCGGCTGGTGTTCAACGCCGAAAAAGACTTGACTTCCAAAGGCGGTGACGCCACGGACATTCTGAAGAAAGTGCCGATGCTTTCGGTGGACCTCGACGGCAACGTTAGCCTGCGGGGCAGCCAGAACATCCGGGTGCTGATCAACAATAAACCGTCGACCATCGTAGCCAGCAACGTAGCCGACGCCCTCAAACAACTCCCCGCCGACATGATTAAGTCCGTGGAGGTCATCACCAGCCCGTCGGCCAAGTACGATGCCGAGGGGGCCGCCGGGATCATCAACATCATCACCAAAAAGAACACGCTGCACGGTTTGATGCTGAACGTTGATACCGGGGTCGGCATTCGGGGCTCCAACCTGGGGCTGAACGGTTCGTACCGGCAGGGAAAGCTGGGCGTTAGTCTGGGCGGTTTTGGCCGGGCCATGTACAACCGGGCCTCGTCGAGCCTGGAGCAAACCACGCTGGTCAATGGCGTGCCGATGAGCACCAGCCAGACGGCCACGGCTTTCGATAAACCGCTGTTCGGGCAATATACGCTGGGGCTGGATTACGATCTGGCCAAAAACCAGTCGCTGTCGGCCAACATCCGCTACGGAACCCGGAATTTCGTTCAGGAGCAGAACCAGTTAACCAACTCCTACATCGGCGATTCGCTGCTGAATTTTACCAACCGCAACGTGGACCGCAAGGATTTGTCGAATTCGGTTGACATCAACCTGGATTACATCCATACCTTCAAACCGCAGCAGGAGTGGAGCATTTCGACCCAGTACAGCCGCACGGGACTGACCAATAATTTTAACGCCGACCTGCTGGGCCTCGGCGGTGAGCTGACCGCCCGCCAGCGCAACCTTAATGACAACACCAACCAGGAAATTACCTTCCAGACCGATTACCAGACCCCGATCCGCAAGAACCAGCTGCTGGAATTTGGCGCAAAAGCCATTCTGCGGCAGGTCGACAGCCGGTATCAGTACCAGATTGGCGGTCCGACCGGCGCCCTGGTTTTTGATCCAACCAACCCGGCGGGCTCGCTGAACTATTCGCAGAACATCGGCGCTGGTTACGTTTCCTACACCTACGTGACGCCCAACAAGTACACTTTCAAAGTGGGAACGCGCTACGAGCATACCGGCATCGACGCCACCAGCGACGAAACGACGGCCCTGGCCATTCCGAATTACAGCAACTTGGTGCCGAGCATCAACGTGTCCAAAAGCCTGAAAGGCGGGGTCACGCTGAAAGCCGCTTATAACCGCCGGATTCAGCGCCCCGGTTTGCAGCAGTTGAACCCGAACCCCAACGCGGCCAACCCGCAGAACATCAGCATCGGGAATCCCATTTTGCGTCCGGAACTGACCGATAATTTTGAACTGAGCCTGAGTTCGACCATTAAGAAAACGTACATCAATGCCGCCCTGTTTGGCCGGTTGACCAACAACGCCATTACGCAGATTCGGCTGCCGTCGGATTCGCTGGCGGGCGGGATCATTACCACCTTCCAGAACATCGGGGTGCAGCGGACCTACGGCGCCAACGTCTTTTTCAACACCAACCTAACGCCAAAGTGGAGCATCAACGGCGGGCTGGACGGCTACTACGCTTACATGCAGGGCATGACGGCGGGCGTCGATGGCCGGTCGCAGCAAATCAGCAACGACGGGTTTAGCCTGGGGGGGCGGCTAATGTCGCAGTGGACGCTCAACAAAGGCTGGGGCATCCAGGGATTTGGTTTCTGGCGCTCGCCCATGCCGCAGTTGCAGGGAACGATGGGCGGTATGTACATGTATTCGCTGGGCGTCAAGAAGGATTTTGCCAACAAACGGGGCAGCGTCGGACTGGCGGCTGAAAACTTTGCCGGCAATGGCGTAAAAATGCGGACTTCGTTGAACTCCCCGCTGCTGGCGCAAAACAGCGTGATGCACCTTTACAACCAGAACGTAAAAGTGACGTTCTCGTACCGCATCGGAAAAATGACTTTTGAAGAAAAACGGAAAAAAGGCCGGTCGGTAAACAACGACGACGTGAAGGGCGACGCCAATTAACCAGTCGGAGCGTTGCGTACAACCAACTTATCATTTGCTTCGAACGGCGTTACGCTCTAGCGGTAACGCCGTTTCTTCATAATCGAAAAGGTTCGTTATCAGCAGCTTGGCTAATTTGCCTAAACAAAAATCGCCACGGGGTGTAGTATGGAGGTGAAGTTACTTACAAACGTGCTATGGCCACCATTTATACCCCCAAACAACAACGTATTTTACTCATCGTCAGCCTCATCATCATTGCCGGATTTATCCTGATCGGGCTGCGGCAGTACACGATTGCTTTATTAGGCTCGGGAATTATTTACGTGATTTTCCGGCCCTGGTTTACGAATCTGGTGCACAAGCGGAAGTGGAACCGGCTGCTGGTTACCATCCTGCTCATCCTGTTCTCCGTCGTCGTAATCATCATGCCGTTTCTGGCGCTGAGCCTGTTGCTGATCAATCGGATTCAGTATTACAGCCAGCATACGGACCAGATTCTGGGCTTGATCGAAAAGCTGGAGAAGGCCACCGGTATTCAGATTACGGATCAGGCTAACGTTAAAAATCTGGTGCAGCAGGGCGCCGGTTTTGCCAGTCGGCAATTTCCTTCGCTCCTGAGCGGTACGCTCGACGTGGTTATCTCGCTGGGGTTGCTCTACGTCGGGTTGTATTTTATTTTCATGGAAGAAGAGAAGTTTATCAAGGGACTGCGCAAGTACCTGCCTTTCGAAAACGATACGCTTGATCAGCTGGGCGAAGACCTGAAAAACATGGTGAACGCCAACATCCTGGGGCAGGCGCTGGTTTCGCTGGTGCAATCCCTGCTGACCGGGTTGACGCTCTGGATTTTTGGCGTGCCAGATGCAGCCTTCTGGGGCGTCGTTGCGTTCTTCTTCGCGTTCATCCCCATTTTAGGGACGCCCATTGTGTGGGGGCCCGCCGGTATTTTAATGATTTCGCAGGGCGAAACGGGCAACGGTATTGGCATTCTGGTTGTGGGGGCCGTGGTGATCATCAACGTCGATAACCTGCTGCGGGTGGTGCTGGCCAAGCGCATGGGCGACGTTCACCCGTTCGTTACCCTAACCGGTATCGTGCTGGGGGTACCGATTTTTGGCATTCTGGGTCTGGTGATCGGGCCGCTGCTGCTGGCGTATTTTGTGGTGCTGTTTAAGGTATTTGAAAAACAAAACCAGAAGCTCCGGCTGGAAGCGGCCAAGGAGCATGAAAGATTGGAGCAACAGGCCAAGCGAGCCGTCTAAAACCTTGTTAATGTTAAACAAAAAAGCCACGTTTAAAACCGTGGCTTTTTTGTTTTGGCAATTCAATCACGCTTTCACGTAGTGAAGTTCAACCAAACCGCGTTCGAAAGATCTGCTTTCCACCAACTGCCAAGCGTGCATTTTTTTAGTCGGCCGAAAAAGGGGAATGCCCTGGCCCAGGATAATCGGGTGAATGAAAACCTGAAGCTCGTCGATCAGCCCGGCTTCGAGTAAAAGGGTGTTGATCTGACCACCACCGACTAGAAAAATGTCCTTACCCGGCTGCTGCTTGAGTTCGGCGACAAAAGCCGCAATGTCGCCCGAGACAAAATTGACATACGGTTCTTCCGGCGCGTCGGAGTTGCGGGTGAAGACATAATTGGTCAGCGATTTGTAAGGAAAGTCCCCGAAACTGGCCGTAAGTTTAAACGTTTCGTTGCCCATCAGCGTCGTGTCGACGGTTTCCATAAAGGCGCTGTAACCAAAATCTCCGTCGGTGAATAACCAGTCGATTTCGCCGTTCGGACCGGCAATAAAGTGATCGAGACTGGTGGCGATAAATAGTTTTACGTTTCTCATCAGCTGTTGTTTTTCGGCAAAGGTACCGCGCGCTGCCAACGAAAACTTGTATAAAAATTACCCTTGCGCCTTTCCTGCCTGCAGGTAACAGGGCGTATCGGGCCGGATACGACCGGCCAGCACCTGCTTACGGTATTCGCCCGGCGTCAGGTCAGTGAGCGATTTGAAAAGGTGGTTCAGGTGGGCCTGATCGAAAAAACCGTGCTCCTGGGCCAGTTGGGTGAACGACTGCCGGGGGTGGTTGGCCAACTTCGTCACCACATCGTTGAACAGCCGAAGGTGCAAAAAACGACCCGGCGGAATGCCGATGTGTTTGTTAAAAGCCGCCGTCAGTGATTTCGGACTGATGCGAAGTTCGCGGGCCAGTTCCCGGATCATGCCGTCGTGCCAGCGGTTTTGCTGTAGGGACTCAGCCGCATAAATGAGGTAAGCGGGTACGTCTTTGTCCAGAAACCGTTGGGTTAGAAATCGTTCGAGCAGCGTCAGTTTGGTGTGGGCATCCGGTATCTGGTGCAGTTGCTCACTGATTTCATCAACCGGACGACGAAAAACCGTGTTACCCGCAAGAATCTGATCCGTCAGCTCCGAAGCTGGTATGCCCGTCAGGGCCTGGAGCGCCCACGGTTTCAGAAACACCCCGAACGTCTCATGCCGCCCCCA
This Larkinella insperata DNA region includes the following protein-coding sequences:
- a CDS encoding outer membrane protein assembly factor BamB family protein — its product is MKRLLLPTLFLSAALFTAARWTTETPTSREWPEYLGGPDRNHYSPLDQINASNVSKLRVAWEYHSKDSGQVQCNSIIVDGTLYGVTASNQVFALDAATGQEKWRYNESSKGGVNTLRGVTYWSDKDDKRILFGSGASLCAVDARTGVLIPGFGTHGKASLKAGLGPTAADKFVISNTPGTLFGDLIIMPLRLSEGSDAALGYIQAFNVRTGQIAWVFRTIPNPGEFGYDTWPKDTYKNTNVGGANNWSGMSIDRKRGIVYVPTGSAAFDFYGGNRKGQNLFANCLLALDAKTGKRLWHYQFVHHDIWDRDLPAPPNLVTLRMNGKTVDAVAQVTKTGHVFVFDRVTGKPLFPIKEVPYPKSELPDEPTWPTQPVPTKPAPFARQTISEADLSPYAENRDSLLAAYRRAKVGPFQPLGKTPTLVYPGLDGGAEWGGAAVDPDGIMYVNANEMAWLLSLRDTPKDEELAHLSPGERLYTVNCSVCHRPDRKGNPTSGYPSLVNIGQRRDRDFVHKTITTGKGMMPGFTRLTEIEKQALVAFLFGDEKVEASSAKPGSKEPYVPYKFNGYTKFLDNKGYPGIRPPWGTLTAINLNTGEHLWQKPFGELKELTARGIPQTGAESYGGPVVTASGLLFIAASKDGMFRVIDKKTGNVLWQTELPAAGYATPSTYEVNGKQYIVIACGGTKLGTKKGDSYVAFALP
- a CDS encoding L-serine ammonia-lyase; this translates as MNNSPITTSLFDLFKVGPGPSSSHTIGPMKAAFDFLERLRHLPESTLQTADSIHIYLYGSLSATGKGHGTDRALVAGLLGWQPESTDPVALLALLKDPAVTYPVQVGEREFALGVEHIHFERKKYESPYANTVVFRLTKGDATLFEQEYYSIGGGFILRKGEEAAEKPASEIPYPYRTMKELKTRLYDHQLTLEQLMLANEMALTGWSAKDINNRIDLILDFMHKAVRRGLRHKGTLPGSIKLRRKAPVLYQQARGLAQSSDSFLIFLNAYCLAASEENAAGGIVVTAPTSGASGVIPGLTYLARNHFHYDKATLRRGMWAAAAVGFLVKHNASISGAEMGCMGEIGTASAMGAAFLTYCAGQPIDAVEAAAEIGIEHHLGMTCDPIGGYVQIPCIERNAMGAVKAYNAFLLATAGTPANQKISLDAVIKVMKATGRDMSTKYKETSEAGLALSATEC
- a CDS encoding sensor histidine kinase, which translates into the protein MNSKTTYRLSTRQIAQLALSVLVIYYPILLYVNLPERTWLFVLQSLPFLLGQGVVTFALYFAWIYITEIVLDWTANRFGEEFLVDFKLRTQFLALLIAITASLGLNVVGDYARREVLRFIPRPVPAMARNEQVPNSHPPRHGRWEFFERSNNGLTIVIMLSIFYLSANRRANRRLKDVQIRAERLEKEAVLTQFAALKNQISPHFLFNSLSILSSLVHVDADLSEQFIDQLSRAYRYILEQKDNDKVRLKTELDFIRSYTFLLKIRFEESFDVRIDVPETVVERYYMAPLTLQLLVENAVKHNRMSPELPQHVYIQTEGEYLVVHNRIQPREQLEHSTGLGLQNIINRYALLTDQPVWVGEQDGSFVVKIPLIP
- a CDS encoding LytR/AlgR family response regulator transcription factor, with product MNVVILEDERLTAQRLESLLHRYDSEIRILAVLPSVEKAVAWFSEPQPAKTDLIFMDIHLQDGLAFRVIEQVKLTTPIIFTTAFDEYVIQAFKVNSIDYLLKPLNYDELVAAITKFKALREQFAQPAQPAPAQPAPPLVAPDMDALVRMLGAFKETTYKDRFMITVGSKVRSVETSEIAYFFLDERMAFLVTRDGSTLPVDYSLDKLTTLLNPKQFFRVSRQFLVSLPAIQTIQMYSAGKWKLDLLPKPRLEVFVSGDRLADLKEWLGK
- a CDS encoding TonB-dependent receptor domain-containing protein; this translates as MAQFGPPGGGPGGGFGSQDGGRKKQEFTGVAEEAPKGNGKITGMLLDSTSGKPVEYATVALINTQTGKPIDGTTSDDKGKFSLSKLAPGEYRLQYSFIGYKNADSKPFTIAKGTDLNMGNVQLQPDVRTLSEVVVTGQAALIEEKVDRLVFNAEKDLTSKGGDATDILKKVPMLSVDLDGNVSLRGSQNIRVLINNKPSTIVASNVADALKQLPADMIKSVEVITSPSAKYDAEGAAGIINIITKKNTLHGLMLNVDTGVGIRGSNLGLNGSYRQGKLGVSLGGFGRAMYNRASSSLEQTTLVNGVPMSTSQTATAFDKPLFGQYTLGLDYDLAKNQSLSANIRYGTRNFVQEQNQLTNSYIGDSLLNFTNRNVDRKDLSNSVDINLDYIHTFKPQQEWSISTQYSRTGLTNNFNADLLGLGGELTARQRNLNDNTNQEITFQTDYQTPIRKNQLLEFGAKAILRQVDSRYQYQIGGPTGALVFDPTNPAGSLNYSQNIGAGYVSYTYVTPNKYTFKVGTRYEHTGIDATSDETTALAIPNYSNLVPSINVSKSLKGGVTLKAAYNRRIQRPGLQQLNPNPNAANPQNISIGNPILRPELTDNFELSLSSTIKKTYINAALFGRLTNNAITQIRLPSDSLAGGIITTFQNIGVQRTYGANVFFNTNLTPKWSINGGLDGYYAYMQGMTAGVDGRSQQISNDGFSLGGRLMSQWTLNKGWGIQGFGFWRSPMPQLQGTMGGMYMYSLGVKKDFANKRGSVGLAAENFAGNGVKMRTSLNSPLLAQNSVMHLYNQNVKVTFSYRIGKMTFEEKRKKGRSVNNDDVKGDAN
- a CDS encoding AI-2E family transporter, whose product is MATIYTPKQQRILLIVSLIIIAGFILIGLRQYTIALLGSGIIYVIFRPWFTNLVHKRKWNRLLVTILLILFSVVVIIMPFLALSLLLINRIQYYSQHTDQILGLIEKLEKATGIQITDQANVKNLVQQGAGFASRQFPSLLSGTLDVVISLGLLYVGLYFIFMEEEKFIKGLRKYLPFENDTLDQLGEDLKNMVNANILGQALVSLVQSLLTGLTLWIFGVPDAAFWGVVAFFFAFIPILGTPIVWGPAGILMISQGETGNGIGILVVGAVVIINVDNLLRVVLAKRMGDVHPFVTLTGIVLGVPIFGILGLVIGPLLLAYFVVLFKVFEKQNQKLRLEAAKEHERLEQQAKRAV
- a CDS encoding dihydrofolate reductase family protein, with amino-acid sequence MRNVKLFIATSLDHFIAGPNGEIDWLFTDGDFGYSAFMETVDTTLMGNETFKLTASFGDFPYKSLTNYVFTRNSDAPEEPYVNFVSGDIAAFVAELKQQPGKDIFLVGGGQINTLLLEAGLIDELQVFIHPIILGQGIPLFRPTKKMHAWQLVESRSFERGLVELHYVKA
- a CDS encoding helix-turn-helix domain-containing protein; protein product: MNVIVREPSAPLRLFVDKLWYISADYFNQQDIGFPVLQHELIFNFSEHFSVGQANQPPVIQNAENWLSSLYTRPQRSQTWGRHETFGVFLKPWALQALTGIPASELTDQILAGNTVFRRPVDEISEQLHQIPDAHTKLTLLERFLTQRFLDKDVPAYLIYAAESLQQNRWHDGMIRELARELRISPKSLTAAFNKHIGIPPGRFLHLRLFNDVVTKLANHPRQSFTQLAQEHGFFDQAHLNHLFKSLTDLTPGEYRKQVLAGRIRPDTPCYLQAGKAQG